From the genome of Proteiniborus ethanoligenes, one region includes:
- the glsA gene encoding glutaminase A codes for MDSLLNRIIEKNKCLTNKGKVASYIPALERVNPNYLGACIADMNGNLYTAGDYNRKFTLQSISKTVSLMLAIMDNGTEEVFSKVGMEPTGDAFNSIIRLETISPSKPLNPMINAGAIAVDSMIKGKNSEEKFNRLLKLFRKICSNEYLNINEEVYLSEKQTGNRNRALAYFMKDVGIISGDVEDILDIYFKQCSIEVDCIDIARIGLFLANNGVILDTGERVVEEKIAKTIKTFMVTCGMYNASGEFAINVGVPAKSGVGGGIMAAVPLRMGVGVFSPALDDKGNSLAGYGVLKDLSRELDLSFF; via the coding sequence TTGGATAGTTTGTTGAATAGAATTATTGAGAAAAACAAATGTTTAACCAACAAAGGCAAAGTAGCTAGTTATATTCCAGCATTAGAAAGAGTTAATCCAAATTATTTGGGTGCCTGTATAGCTGATATGAATGGGAATTTATATACAGCAGGAGATTATAATCGAAAATTTACTTTGCAAAGCATATCAAAAACAGTTTCTCTTATGCTGGCTATAATGGACAATGGTACTGAGGAAGTATTTAGCAAAGTAGGTATGGAGCCTACAGGTGATGCTTTTAACTCAATTATTAGGCTTGAAACTATTTCGCCTTCAAAGCCTTTAAATCCAATGATAAATGCTGGAGCAATTGCAGTAGATTCAATGATAAAGGGAAAAAATTCAGAAGAAAAATTTAATAGACTCCTAAAGCTTTTCAGAAAAATATGCTCTAATGAATATTTAAACATAAATGAAGAAGTTTATCTATCTGAAAAACAAACTGGAAATAGAAACAGAGCCTTAGCATACTTTATGAAAGATGTTGGGATTATTAGTGGAGATGTAGAAGATATATTAGATATATATTTCAAGCAATGCTCAATCGAAGTCGACTGCATTGATATTGCAAGAATAGGACTATTCCTAGCTAACAACGGAGTTATTTTAGATACGGGAGAGAGAGTAGTAGAAGAAAAGATAGCAAAGACTATTAAAACCTTTATGGTTACATGTGGGATGTACAATGCTTCTGGAGAATTTGCAATCAATGTAGGGGTGCCTGCAAAAAGTGGTGTTGGCGGGGGTATTATGGCAGCAGTACCTCTTAGAATGGGGGTAGGAGTTTTTAGTCCAGCATTAGATGACAAAGGCAATTCTTTAGCAGGCTATGGTGTGCTAAAAGATTTATCTAGAGAGTTAGACTTAAGCTTTTTCTAA